The following DNA comes from Gammaproteobacteria bacterium.
GCGATCTCTCGAAGTCGGCAAATCCATGTTCGCACCTTGCGCGGTGATAGTTTGTGTGCTGGGCATTCTGTGTAGCGTCTCGGGATGCCAGAGCGGGCCTGTGACCGAATCCTCTCCCTACTTCGACGCACCTCCGGGTTCCACATTGGAAATGTTAAAGCCAGTAGAGATTCCAGCGAATTCCTGGCATGTAGATTTCCAGGGTGGAGAGGTTTCGGAAGCGAATGCTGTGGCACTTTACCGGCCCTTCTGTAAACTGCATATCGAGTCGAATGCGAGCGGGCCACAGACCGTCAGCCCCCAGCTTATTCAAATCACCGGGATGAGCCACTACCAACGCATCCCTGCAGCCGCGTTTGCATCGGTAAACCGGGGGATCCAGATTGCAAGCCTGCAGGTTACACTAGGCGGTGGCCGCGATATGGACTACATCACTGAGATACAGCTCGGTGGCAAGACCTCGCCTGCCGTTAACCGATTGATCTGCCACAATGTGGATGACGCGCTGACGGGGACCTATCTCACGCTCGCGCAAATCAACGTTGTCCTTGGGCAGTATGCACGCATCCAGGTAGCGGGAAGCGGTGCCGGATAAACGTATAACCACAGTAAGCCGGGCAAACTACGGCGGCATTGCCAACACCACCGGGGCTGTAGATGGTCCTGACTCTGAGACTCCGAAAATTCGATCATGAGCCAACAAGGTGGCGAAGGCACATCACATCGCTACATTCTCCGACTCATCTCTGACGTTTTATCGGGACGAAGAAAATCGTTGTGGAGCCCAGATGACCGACATGCCCACTCCAGAGCCTAACGTGGTACTGCTTCAAAAGATTGTCGAGAAGAGGCGCGAGCTCGCCAACTACTTGCGTGTGATGGAACCCCGCAGCGCGCGACTAATCAACATCGCGATCGTATGCGGCGCAATATCTGCGGTTCTGACAGCGACTCCGGCCTTGGGTGGAAACGAATTGGCAAAATGGTTGACGGAGACGCTTGACTTGCCAATACCGATTTGGCAGCTGCTGTGTTTTGGCGCAATGATCTGCTCCATCGCAGCGACAATCGCGACCAATATGTCAAAGTCCCACGAAACAACGACGCGCGTCATGAAAGCTCAGGCTTGCGAGTCAAAACTGGAAGGACTTGAAACGCTGCTTGAGGTAGGAAGCGTCGATACCGAGCGTGCATCCGCGCAATTCGCCGATGCAATCAAAGACGTCCCATTCGTTTAAGTCATTATCGCTCGATAGCACGGTACAACAGTCTGTTGCTCCGAAGTACGCTCGCCTTTCGGCTTCCCAGCGTCGCTATCTTCTTTTGCGCTTCTTGGCTGTTCACTTTTTCTCCCTTGGGCCGCGTACCCGGCGAACAGGGTCGTTCAGTCCGCAATCAGAGGCGATCTGACTGTGGATTCTGCGTTGACTTGCGGCGACTTCTGGCCGGAATTTGACTATCCAGGAGGTGACTTTTCATCTATGAGTAGATCGACGGTTCCGGAGGAATGGACAGCTTGGGCGCAATGATCCGGTGAAACACAGATATCCCTGAGGACCCTAAAACAAAGAGTTGGTGCGTTTCCCTGCCTGGCGAAATTCCTCATTTCAGTTCCCGCCAGCCAGGTACGATCTTGGCGAATTCCTCCTGAAAGGCAGGCCGCTTTACATTGCCCTGTTTGATCTTGATGGCAAAACTGCGCCAGCGTTCCTTGTCGTGCAGCACTTCGACGAGCAGGCGTCGGACCTTGGCCATCACGTGTGCTTTGCGGGCGTACTCCTTGCGCACGGCCTTGGTCTTCAGATTGCCAAGACCGGAAAGGTAATACTTCAGGATTTCCTCGGGAAAACGACTTTCAAGTCGCCTTGCTGTCTGAATTTCGTAATCGCTGTCCCATGCCGTAAGGGGATAGCGCCCTTTGCTCAGAACCGCCAATGCATCGTCATACTCCTTACGGTGCATTCGGATCCTCAATTGTTCCGACTCCCACGTATCCTTCATTCGAGCAAGGATTTTCGCTTCATAGGCTTTCCATTCGGCTGCTGTGCAGAGTTTCCGGAATGCCTTGTATTTATCGCATGTCAGGTGATCGACAGTCTGGGTAAACTGCAGCTCCAGGTAGCGAACACGGTTGCCGGAGTCCTTGGCCCGCTGAGCGAGGAACTGACGTAGGTCATCCATACGACCCTTGGCTTTCTGTATCCCTTCCTCGGCGACCTGCATGGCCTTGTTCTTTTCACCGGTTTTCCAGTAGAAGCTGGCCAGATCGTAGTAGTCATTACCGTAGATCATTTTCTGGTTACGCAATTCGAGGTATCTCTCCCGGTCTCCAAGCTTGCGGTAAATGCGGCGGGCATGCTCCGTCTTCCAGTCCCCGGACATCAATTCGAAGGCTTCAGCCAGTGCGCGTAGATCGTTGTCGTCATAGCAGGTTGCATAGGCGACGTCATAGAGGGCATCATCCAGACCTGCATTGCTGCTTTCGATGTAGGGCAAGACATTGTCCAGAAGTTCATGCCGATACTCGGCATCGATCTTTTTCCGGGACAGCTTCTGTTCGATCTCGTAGAGCAGGCTGGCGACATGATCTCCCTGACCATAATCACCGCCGCCGTAGTCATCCAGCTCACTCAGGTCCAGGGACAGCTCGGACCAGAGCGCCAGCAGCACCTCACCTTCCGATTGTTTTTTCTGACTGTCAGACAGGGGCGCGCGCTTGTTTAGATAATCAAAGCATTCCCGACGGACATCGGCTCGCGTGTTGGCGAGTCGGACCAGCAGATCTGCCAGCGTCCCATGCGGTGTGGCGGCCAGCAACACCGACAGGGCGTCATCCTGTTTTCGTTTTCTCGCCAAGGTGGGTTACGCGGAAATCCGGAATTGCACGGCCTCACGCAACATCGGCAGGGCCTTCACTCGATACTGGTGATACAAGGGCTTCTTGGAAGCCGGCTCTACCGCGGCCAGGCCCAGGAAACCGGCAAAGTGCACCAGCGTGCGCCAGGTGTAGCAGGTGCGTATCTTCTTCTCCGGGGTAGTGATCGGGCTCGGCGGGATCTCATCAAGCACAGTGGGGAAAGCGTGCAGAAAACTGTCTTCGTAAAACTCGTGCGGCCGACAGGTGTCTCCATAGTACGCCAACAGATAGAACCTGAACACAAACGCCGATTGAATGAAGCGAATTTCAGGATAGCCATCCCGATAGCTCCAATCGAACTGCTCGACATAGGTTCTGAACAGTCGAGGATAGATGGCTGTCAGACCACCTCCGGCCAGTAGCGCACGACAGTCACGGCTGAGAATGAACCTGCCCTTGTATTTTCGAATCAGACCCGCCAGTTCGGCAATCGAACGGGTAATGTGCAAGTCTTGGAAATCATCTTCGCGGTTGATGCCGCCAAACCGCGTATTTTCCCGGTAAGTTTGTTCGCCCCAGCAGGCCAGGGCGGCTTCACGACAGAACTTCTGTGGCAGGTTGCCCTTGGCAGTCGGTTTCAATCCCTGCTCGCCGATGGTTTCGACCAGCAGGTCGAACAGGGTCAGTATCGGGGCAGAGGGAGTCGTATCGAGTACGTCGGGAAAGCAGACCAGTTCCGGTGACGCAAACGGGAAATTCAACATCTGATGCATCTGTTCCGGCGATAAACCGTGAAACTCGTCGAGCGGTCTCCGATTTTGCTGTTGCGCATGTTGCTCGATAAAAGCCTGGGCTTCTTCCAACGAGTTGAATTGCAGACCCTTGAGCACCTCACCCAGCTCCGTTGGCGCCTCGGTCGCCCCGTGGCCGAATGTGATGGAATCCTCCTTCCCGAGGCAGTATTTTTTGAATTTTTTCCCACTGCCGCAGGGGCAGGGATCATTGAGACCGATCATGGTGCGCCTCGCCGGCGAGGAGTCACCCGGGTCGACGCCGGGCAGCGTCAGGGCGAACTCCCTGTTCTCCCGGTTTTTCACCTCGATCCGGGCCGGTTCAGGTTTCCCCGGCAATTCTTTTTTGCGCTCACTCGCTCAGCGAATATGTTTTTTGTAGTGTGGGATGTCCGCGTTCTTCGCCTGGGAAAAATTGGCGTACTCCATATCAACGGTCGCGAGTTCGACGTCCCGGAAATCCGTATTGCTCACGTTTGCGCGCCGCATGGTGGATCCGGCCAGAAGCGCGCCTGAGAAATCCACGTTAGATAGATTGGCGAAGCGGAAGTCCGCCTTCTCGGCCAGGATGTAGTGCAGCTTCGCATCACTGAGATCCGCGCCCTCGAGATTGGCGAGGTTCAGGACGGTGAAGCCGCCGGGGATCGTGGACGACAGATCCGCTTCCCGCAGATTGGCCCCCTTGAGGTTGGCATCGTTCAGATGACTGTCTCTGAAGTCCGCACCGGAAAGATCCGTGCCGCTGAGATTTGCGCCGATCAGCAACGCACGCCTCGCCTTGACCTGCTGCATATTACTGCCGTGGAAATCGATATCGCGCATGTCGGCGTTGCAGAGATGGGCCTGTTCCAGGTTGGCGTGGCGAATCTCGGCCTTGCGCAGATACGCCTTGTCCAGATTGGCACCCGATATGTCCGCTCCGGTGAGTACGACCGTGTCGCCGAGACTTGTGGCGCCGGCGTTGACGCGTGTCATATTGGCCTGGCTGAGATCGGCCTTGTAGAATCTCGCGCCCTGCAGGTTTGCCTGTTCGAGATTGGCCTCACTCAGGTCGGCTTCGCTGAGATCGCTGTGCCAGAAACTCGCGCCCATCAGATTCATGCCGTGGAGATCCGCATGGCGCAGATCCATTTCCGTCAGGTCCGCGTGAACCAGGTTATCCGCGTCAATTGTCGTAATCACCTCACCCGTATTCTTATGCTTGATTTCGATCATCTCGGACCTCCAAGGGCAGATTTGTCTTGATTGTGAAGGATTTGTTCGACGGACGAAAGCCAGGTGGCGAGCCCGGCCAGCCGCACGGCGAGGCCGTTTGGGCCGGCGGAATTCGGGTTCCCTTGTAACCGGGGCCCGCCGAGTTGTCGTCGATCCTGATAGTGGGGCAGATAGCGGCCCAGCGCCCAGTTGACCACCGCACCCAAGGTGTTGCCGAGCGAGGCAGTCCCTACCAGCGAAACGGGGTTTCCACCCTCACGGAGCAGCGCAAACAGGACGATCTCGGAAGAGAATGGCAGGATGTTGCGGCGAGGAACGCAGACCCGAAGAGCAGCAGGTGGGAACAGATCATTTCGCGCGCCGCAAGAGCCTGCGGAACAAAGCAAACTGCGACGGTGGGTAGATGGGGTGTTCCGGGTGCCATTGCACGCCGAGAATGGGTCGATCTGCGGCGCTCTGGCGTGCCTGCGTCATGTCGTTTTACCGAAAACGGTGACGATCGGGGATCGGACAGACATCAGGTCTTGTTCCATTTCCGCATTACGCCGCTTGTTTGCGGCGATGCATCGGTCACCTATTCCCGGGCAACCGGTTCCACGACAGGTTCCGGAAAAGATTCCTCGAGCGGTTCCCGCCAGATCTTCTCGACCAGCATCTGTTTGAGTTCTTCGAGACGCCGCATAGCGGTGGCTGTCCCTGGCTGCGTCTCCAGCGTATCCAGGAGATCGGAGAACTCGTCGGGAACGAAGCCGTCTCTCAAGTGAACCCTCACCCGGTGGCGGTCGTCATTCACCTCCCACTCGTACTTCAGGTCGCTGGTGCATCGTGGCTCGGATCCGGGCTCCGACAACGTGAACCGGTGGTTCGAGATGGTCCGGGTGACGTATTCGATCGTGTCGCGAACCCCGGGACCGGGGTGGCCGCTTCGGACATACAGGGATTTGCGGTCCCAGAGTCCCCCATTCGAGAGCAGTTCACCGGCACGCTGCAGCGCCCTGAAGGCCACCGCGCAGCCCCAGTAAGCCTCACCCTTGTGGAAGGCCAATGCGTCGCGGTATGCAATCCGCTGTTCCTCGCCTTGATCTGCGATGCGGAGAGTCGTGTCCTGATCGCCGTTCATATACCGTCCCTCGCTTTTGCGTCTGCCCGCTACCCATGGTAGCCA
Coding sequences within:
- a CDS encoding pentapeptide repeat-containing protein, whose amino-acid sequence is MIEIKHKNTGEVITTIDADNLVHADLTEMDLRHADLHGMNLMGASFWHSDLSEADLSEANLEQANLQGARFYKADLSQANMTRVNAGATSLGDTVVLTGADISGANLDKAYLRKAEIRHANLEQAHLCNADMRDIDFHGSNMQQVKARRALLIGANLSGTDLSGADFRDSHLNDANLKGANLREADLSSTIPGGFTVLNLANLEGADLSDAKLHYILAEKADFRFANLSNVDFSGALLAGSTMRRANVSNTDFRDVELATVDMEYANFSQAKNADIPHYKKHIR
- a CDS encoding SEC-C domain-containing protein, with the protein product MIGLNDPCPCGSGKKFKKYCLGKEDSITFGHGATEAPTELGEVLKGLQFNSLEEAQAFIEQHAQQQNRRPLDEFHGLSPEQMHQMLNFPFASPELVCFPDVLDTTPSAPILTLFDLLVETIGEQGLKPTAKGNLPQKFCREAALACWGEQTYRENTRFGGINREDDFQDLHITRSIAELAGLIRKYKGRFILSRDCRALLAGGGLTAIYPRLFRTYVEQFDWSYRDGYPEIRFIQSAFVFRFYLLAYYGDTCRPHEFYEDSFLHAFPTVLDEIPPSPITTPEKKIRTCYTWRTLVHFAGFLGLAAVEPASKKPLYHQYRVKALPMLREAVQFRISA